The Populus trichocarpa isolate Nisqually-1 chromosome 18, P.trichocarpa_v4.1, whole genome shotgun sequence genomic interval tatttgttttgaaacctAAAAACTAAGTTATAACCATGCCCAAAagactaaaaaacaattttctcatttttcattatttatctattatcgaaaaacattttccttgaaaaaaacatatttaaaaggTGATTGGTTATAAAAAGCAGCAGTTTTCTTGTATTATCCACTATCCTCTAGATCCTATAAATAGATATAAAAGCCTAACTAGCTTCATGCATCCCCAAAAAAACGCCACAAGGTTTGCCAACCCATCTATATGCTACACCTGGCATCCTGACTGTGACTTTCTACATATccgtgccttttttttttttttaatcatccaTATTCCATGGTCATGGGTGGAAGGGCAATCTTGTCAACCTTCACTTTTCAGCTACACGTGTTTAAATCGAAGCTCACGCATGACATGACGTTGTGACATAGTAGTTGCCCTCCCTTTGctgtttgttttggtttctgcACTCCTCACTCACCCACGTCGTCATACGCTTCTGTATAGTTATTACACTTGACCCGAATCTAGTTATTGGATTTGGGTTAATccgtgtcttttttttaaaaaaaaaagtatgtcaTTTTaggcttttaaatttttaggtgtTGACTCGACCTATTTTAGACTGGATTTCACTGAGTTGATTATGTTTTACtggatcataaattaaattaatcatcaactaagtttaattaaatcaatattaaaattaattttatttaaaacttggTTTAAGTTAGGctataaattacaaatttttgAACTAATCTATCAAGTAATGTGTAACAATTATGCTATTATATATATGTCCTCACCTATTAAAACGAGAAGACATCTTTCAAACAGTGCAACTGGTTATGGTTcctaattttcttataaaaatacaaaagaaaacaaaaaataattaaggagtAAATTGataagtaaggaaaaaaaatagaagatcaaataaaaaagaaattcaaagattaaaaaataaggagtGAACATGGTCAATGACGTAATTACCATTTACCATAGCTTGAACTTGCTTCATCAATATAAATCATTTCCCGAAATTCTCTTATAACACTAGCTATAAAAGGGTGTCTTAATTTGAAATAACCTCATTACAAGACCAAATACACTTACCACATGTGTTCTAAATATTGTCGCGTCTACAAGTAATTCAATTAGAACAACCAGGAACCACAATACTAAAAAACCTTAATTGTAAAccttaaaataatcaaattcaacaattagaataaattagaacaaattatataaaattgatataggGAAAGTGTGAAATATACCTTTTAAGTGTTTAATGTGGGTGGTGATAGTGACGAGTGGTGGCAGTGGCAACCGAAATAGGAAAAGAAAGCCACAGATGGAGGCATTGTCGTAGTGGGGAgagcggggggggggggggggtgggtaTTGGCAGAGATAGTGTCTTAGGCGgcaggaaaagagagaaagttggGCAATGAGGGGTTTCAGTTGTGGCTGAGGGAAGAGAATGAGATGAGagggaaaaatagaaaagaaactaGTTCCAAGGTTATAATTCGTTTGGATTCACATGCGACTCATGGGTCACAAATAAGGCACGCGAcgcatcaaaatatattatttttctaattattttttaaactatgttatttttttaatttttcttgttaccgtgctaaatcccaaaaaaaacttctaatttttctattaaatctccttttttaatcatgtaaaaagaattattttttaaacatccATCCAAGCACATGACTAGATAGATTGCGTTAATAAATTTTTCTCGTTGTTCATGAAAGCAAGAACTTCTCTAACTCAATACATGTAGGTTAGGCATGCTATCATGTGCGGATATTGTTATTTAGTGCCGTTTTGCACTAATATGATAGCTtctacttttcaaattattttttgtctgaaaaaaaacattaaattaatattttttaatgattttttaatgattttgatgtgctaatattaaaaataaaaataaaataaattctaaaaaaatattttaatatatttttaattgaaaagtatCATGTATTACATTACCAAATACACACTTagtcaaagaaaataaattgccttattgaaaaggagaaaagtacatataaattgagttttgaaataccaattattaataaattaagttataacccaagttgacttttatagtttgttttctctcatataatattttaattttaatattatgttttaaaataataataaaaaatttgaataaactttttatttttcaataccacattttaaaaatgaaaagaaataaagactaataatgattttatcaaTAATGTTAGTAGTAACAATAATAGAGGTAATTATACTAGTTGTGTAaaaggaagatgaagaagaataaATGATGGTGGTgatattagaataataaaaaattaacatattttaaaaatattaatgtggCCACTTTAAGAGGTGCGAGTGGAAGAAGAGTGAAGGTGATGGCggtgaaataaaaattatggtgcAATAgtacaataataatatatttaaaaaaaaacaaatatcataatCACCATCAATAATAGCAATGATAATGCTTTGAGTAATTGGTAtacaatgagaaaaaataatatatctttctTAATAGCAAATATTTCATTGtgatttcttgttttatttccaTGTTTTTATGAGAATgaaaatatgtttaatttttattttcattttctttcttatttttcacccttatttctattttattttttaaccaaatacctaaaaatgagaataaaactttcatttttgtttctataattttattttattttattaatgaactCGTGAAAACACTTCACACACACAATGAGCTTTCCACGAGTTATGATCTAGGACCAAGACGTGGGTTTGATTATAAGTTTTGTATTTTGGCTGAAGTATTCCTAAAATAATAAGTACCCTATAAATTAAAGACTCTCCAATTcgtaaatcatttttaattgtaGTGTCTTTCATTTCATTGGGGAGGGAGGGTAAGTAGATAATTGTTAGTGATATATTTGCTAAAAATAACCATTAGTCTAGAAATAAGATGTCTAATTTGCATTGAAAATGATGTTTGTTTGCGTGATACCAAATTTGTATAAATATATGTAATTGAAGAGAAGACAacataaaatatgttaattaatcattaaaaatattgcTTGCATGAAAAGCGCGACACACGTTCTGACTTCTCGGAACTTAAAAAGATACACGTAGAAGCCAAGAATTTTTTAGGtcaaaatgagaggaaaaagaggggaggggggggggggggggggggggggggggggggggggggtgtgcGGGTCCACGTGGACTGAAAAGAAGTCTATTTAGACAATGGAAAAaataagggctgtttgggcgtGCATGGAGTGAATAGTGTCAAAGGGAGGTGAAATGCATCGGGTGAAAGAGTGAGTGCAGGTTTCATTTCACTCTGTATGGGCCATGGCCCAAACCCAGTGGTTAGATTTCTACTTTTTTTACCATCCAACTCGCGATTTTTACATAGGGCAAGCATATAGAATCAAAGTCCATTACTCGTGGttgttatttaatatatatatatatatatatatatatatatatatatatatatatatatatattttttttttaaatattcttgcCCCACAAAAGCAAACAATAAGTTTGGCAACCACCGTCATCATCTCCCTCGAGTCCCCCCAGCTCAAACGGGTCCTACGTCGGCACAGACACGTGACAGCAACTTCTCACAAAGACTATTAAAATCCTCGAAaaaacccgaacccgaaacATGTTATTTgtcttaacaaataaaaaaacataagaaaccTTTTTACTTGGCTATGAACTCTCCACGTGCTCTCTTCTTCCTTATCAGCACCCAGCTTTCCTTTCCTCTGACTAGACTTAAAGAAAGATAATAACAATCAACACATCCGACTCTTTACTCTTATAGCCCCCACAAATCCCAAACCACCAATTCGATAACTCTCTCTTGCGGGATTTTGGAGAATCAAGAAACAAcccccccctaaaaaaaaaaaagagatttcggttttcctatttatttgatcAGAAACTGGGAGAGAAAAAACATGGGAATTGAAGTCGAGAGCTTAAAGAACTTAACCGGAGGATGGAGTGTTGCGGCTAAACGTTGTGACTCGTGCAAAACCGCGGCTGCAGCTGCGTTTTGCAGGGCCGACTCTGCTTTTTTGTGTCTGAATTGTGATACCAAGATTCACCATAGCCAGGTGAATAGCAAAATCATGTCCAGGCATGAGCGTGTGTGGATGTGTGAGGTCTGCGAGCAAGCACCAGCTGCGGTTACTTGCAAAGCTGATGCAGCTGCTCTTTGTGTCACTTGTGACGCTGACATCCACTCTGCTAACCCTCTTGCTCGCCGTCATGAACGAGTCCCAATCGAGCCCTTTTATAACTCTGCTGAATCAATTGTTAAGACTTCCACGGCGTTTAATATTCTAATACCTGGTGAAAATGGTGTGTCTGGATATGATCAGAACGATGATGTAGAGGGTGTTTCGTGGCTATTACAGAGTAATCACACAACACACGACCATAATTCAAAGCTCCAAATCGAGAATCCTGTTGTGAAGACTGGAGACATGTTTTTCTCTGAAATTGATCCGTTTCTTGAATTGGAGTATCAGAATTCCATTGATGCGAGCTATGAGAAGATTCATGGTGGTGCTGGTGCTGATAGCGTTGTGCCTGTGCAAACCAAACCAGCTCCGCTTCCGGTGATCAATCATGAAAGTTGCTTTGACATTGATTTCTGTAGATCTAAACTCACTTCTTTCAGCTACTCATCTCAGTCTCTTAGCCACAGCGTAAGTACCAAAACCTGCTTAATTAAAGCtcaaaagaattatatatataagcgCCTTTGTAACTaaggtttcataatttgtaGTGGTGCTGACAAAgtttcgttgattttttttcaggtttcttcttcttccctagATGTTGGTGTTGTTCCTGATGGGAATTCTATGTCCGACATATCCTATCCTTTCAGCCGAAGCATGAATACTACTACCGATCCAAGCATGCCCCTCTCAGGCTGGACTGCGAATCAAGCAGCAACTCAATTAGCTGGGATTGACCGTGAAGCTAGAGTTTTGAGGTacagagagagaaggaagaacCGAAAGTTCGAAAAGACCATACGGTATGCTTCCCGAAAAGCTTACGCTGAAACCAGACCGAGAATCAAAGGCCGATTCGCAAAACGAACCGAAATGGAATCCGATATGGACAACCTATATAACTCTCCGAGCTCTGTCCCTTTCATGGCCGATACCCAATACGGTGTCGTTCCCTCGTTTTGATCATGGATTTAGCGAGAGGTTAACTAGCCAGTTAATTACTATCTAGAAGATTATGTAATTTGTCAGCTATAATCAATAACGGTAAGGTGGTCTTACCCTCTTTTAACGTTGATTACAGTAATCTGTAAATCTTAGACGAATCCTTGAACGGATCAGTTGAAGTGCAGCCCTTCGTTTTATAGGCA includes:
- the LOC7461603 gene encoding zinc finger protein CONSTANS-LIKE 5 produces the protein MGIEVESLKNLTGGWSVAAKRCDSCKTAAAAAFCRADSAFLCLNCDTKIHHSQVNSKIMSRHERVWMCEVCEQAPAAVTCKADAAALCVTCDADIHSANPLARRHERVPIEPFYNSAESIVKTSTAFNILIPGENGVSGYDQNDDVEGVSWLLQSNHTTHDHNSKLQIENPVVKTGDMFFSEIDPFLELEYQNSIDASYEKIHGGAGADSVVPVQTKPAPLPVINHESCFDIDFCRSKLTSFSYSSQSLSHSVSSSSLDVGVVPDGNSMSDISYPFSRSMNTTTDPSMPLSGWTANQAATQLAGIDREARVLRYRERRKNRKFEKTIRYASRKAYAETRPRIKGRFAKRTEMESDMDNLYNSPSSVPFMADTQYGVVPSF